In Macadamia integrifolia cultivar HAES 741 chromosome 13, SCU_Mint_v3, whole genome shotgun sequence, one DNA window encodes the following:
- the LOC122059499 gene encoding coatomer subunit epsilon-1-like produces MYRSDYAEKQLKIMQQIDEDHTLTQLANAWLNLAVGGPKIQEAYLIFQDFSEKFPMTTLVLNGKAVCCMHMGHFDEAETLLLEALNKSIETLTS; encoded by the exons ATGTATAGATCAGATTATGCAGAGAAACAGCTAAAGATTATGCAACAAATAGATGAGGACCACACGCTAACCCAACTTGCAAATGCATGGCTAAATTTGGCAGTG GGTGGTCCTAAGATACAAGAAGCATACCTGATCTTTCAAGATTTCTCTGAGAAGTTTCCAATGACCACATTGGTCCTCAATGGCAAGGCAGTCTGTTGCATGCATATGGGACACTTTGATGAAGCCGAAACCCTGTTGCTAGAAGCTCTAAACAAG TCAATTGAAACTCTCACATCCTGA